Within Enterobacter sp. RHBSTW-00175, the genomic segment GCCCCACTATTCACGGTGAGTGTAACGGCCGCCTGAATATCGCTCCCTTCAATCGCTTCCATCTGTTTCAGGTATTCAAGGTGTTCAATACGCTGTAATGCTGACAGCTGGAACAATGTGACACTGCTGCCGTTACTTTCAAGCAGTTCGCTCTTTAGAAACATAATTACTCCGGGAGAACGGGGCTTTCGCCCCGGTTATCAGGAAACAGTGACCTTACAGATCGCCACAAAGTTACCGTCATTGCTCATAACGATGATTTCTACGGTACCTGCCGCCACGCCGGTGACAGTCAGGGTATTGCCGCTGACGGTGACCGTTGCCTTAGACGGGTCAGAGGTTGCAACCCGGAACGAGGAATCGGAAGCACTGGCTGGCAGCACAGATGCCACCAGCTGAGTGGTCGCGCCAACAGCAACGGCAGCCGTGGCTTTATCCAGAGTGATCCCCGTTACGCCAATCGGTACCGAACCGCTGTCTTCTGCCAGAGACGGCTTACCGTTGTTGGTGATTTTTACGGTTCGCGTCATCGTCTCTTTGGACGTAACTGTCTTGCCAAGGCTGCTCACCCACCCTTTAAAGGCATCGATAACGCCGTTCGGATACTTAATCTTGTAGCCTTTAACAGCGCCCTCATCGAACCAGTTAACCAGGTCCTGCTGTCCGCTTTCACCCGGCAACCAGGCCAGTGTGAAGCTGGTTTCGCCGGCTGATTTCTGGCCCTGCATGGTCGAGGTCCAGTCAGGGTTGTCATCATCGAGGTAGGTATCATCTTCGGATTCGGCTGTCAGTTCGCCCGGCTGAATATCTTTAACCTTTGCCAGGCGGATCCAACTAACATCCGAAGCAGGGTTCGCAAATGGGTCACCGCTTCCGGTATAAACCCACAGCGTTGTACCAGCGCCTTTCGTTGGCGCCAGAGGGTTTGGTGTGGTCATAAAGTCCTCACATTACATAGCTGATTGAGTAGCTGAGATCGGCCGATCCCCACATCATCGCTTCATCATCGCGTTGATAGTCATAACCGCTTGCGTTCATCAATTCGATGAGGGGAAGCAGCTCGGGGATATCACCCAGGGCGGGATACACTTTCTCTTCCATCCAGGCATCCAGAGCGGAATCAGGCTCCTTCGCTTTCAGGAAAACTTCGATATGCAGCAGTGCGGACCACATATCTTCATCGATGTTGTCGTCCGAGGCGCGCGCATCCGTCAGGTATACCGCCACTGCCGGAAGATCCTCCTCGTCAAGGAAGCCAGGGCGACCGTCAAACCAGGTGACCTGTTCGGTAATGTTACGTTTAAGCGCCGCCAGAACGGCGGCACGGATTTGTGGGTGTTTCATCGTGAAAGAATCAACCTCAGCTGGTTTTGCAGATTCTGCCGCATCACCTCAGGCATACGTTCATCCATCAGTCTCGGTAGCTCTGCGCGGAAAGCTTCAGTCAGCGGTACCGCCAGAGGGATGCTGACCACTTCGATCGGATACCGGTTGCGGGTTGTTCTCCGCAGTACATGCCAGCGACCATTTGCCAGTTGCTGAATAAAGGCGCCAGGGAAACGAAACGGTCCGATCCTCAGCACGCTGCTGGCTCCTGATTTATCGCGTTTTCTGCGCGACAGACGAACACTGGCGGTCCCAAGTTTAATTGCGGGTAAATTTCCCCGGTTCACGCGGATAAGAGCGCGGGGTTTGCCGACGGTTGCCCGCCGGATCCGGGCACGCTGTTTAACCAGCTTTCGGGGGACACGGGTTGACTTTGAAACGACTGAAACACTGCGATTGACTGCCTGTCCTGCAATGCGGTTAACAGATTGTGCACTGGCGCGGGGGACGGCTTTTTCACTGATGCTGTTGAGGTTAGCGATTGCCTGTTCCAGGCCTTTAATCGACATAACACCTCCTATTCAATGAAGATACGTGGTTTCCCGTTAAAAGTGTCGTGGCGGGTAACGGTCCAGTTCTTGCCCTCCCATTCCACTTCGTCGTTTCGCCGCGGGGAATACTCTGCACTGAACACCACCAGCGAATGAATATTCCCTGATAGCGGGCCCATCTCCTCCAGAAGGTCGGCTGAGATGGCATCGTGAGACACGCCATTGATCAGCACAGTTTTTCCCATGGTTTTCACCGTGGCCGCGTCCATGCGACCCGCCAGCCGTTCAAACGGATTAGCCATTGATTTTGACTTCAACCACAGTCACGTTTGCACCTGCGGATTCCCAGGCGACCCCGGCCACGACCGCATCGGTTTCCGTCAGCTGCACTTTACCGTCTTTCAGGTAAACCTGTTCCCCGGCAGTGATTGCATCAGCGGCCAGCTTAGGAAGCAAAAACACGCCTTCCGTGAAACCGTCCCCGCTCTGGCCAGCTGCAATATCCGTGATGGCCACAGCAATAACTTTTCCGACTGCAACCGGTTCACCACTGAGAATGTCATCCGTCCCGCCATTCACCAGAGAGATGGTTTTACCGTCCTGTACAAAATTCTTCGCCATGTTGTGCTCCATTCAGCCCCTTTCGGGGCTGGTTTCAGGTATAAAAAAAGCCCTTACGGGCGTCTGGTTATCGGGGCTGTTTATTACTGGCCAGTTGATTTGGTCATGCCGCGATAGTCAAGCGGCGCCACACCGGCATCAATACGCACTTTCGTGGCGATACCATCAGTGGTGAATCCCTCCTGCTGGTCGATGTATGGCGTATCGACCCCGTTCAGATAAGCCACTTCAATGGTATCTGTGCCCTGTGCGGCTGCCAGATACCAGGCTTTTGCATCGGCATCATCCAGTCGCGCTTCCGCAATCACTTCTGCAAAGTTCTGGATAGGGTTGATAATACCGGCATTAATATCCGCCCCTTTCACGCTGGCAGACTTGATGGTCTGGTTTGCCAGTGTTTCAAGGCCAACCGGTACCAGCATGAATGCCGGACGAATATTCAGGGAGCGCTCGCCCTCTTTCTGAAGGCGCATCAGCTTACGCGCATCATCAAGGCTACTGACGGAGATCGCGCCAGATGAAAGGTTTTTATGGTCAGCATGGAACAATGCTTTCCCATCTGACAGTTTCGGGTTTTTGGTCAGAACGGCATAAACCAGATCACCGATGGTACCCTTGGCTGCGCGGCCCATCTTCATCGGCACATCAGTCAGCTGATTGAGGTCATCGTTGATAATAGCCTGACGGGTGATGGAGAAGATTTCGCCGTAAGTCGCCAGGGCGATGGTTTCGCCTTTATCGCCAGTGGTAACGTATTTGTACTCAGCCCCTTCACGAACCTGACGCAACGACTGGAATCCACCCATGCCAACACGATTGGCGGTCTTAAAGTCTGACAGTTGCCCCTTTTTGGTCCAGAGCTGGAAGGTTTCTTCAGCTTCTTCCCAGCCCTGCAACAGAGCTTTGTTTGCAACATCGAGCAGGATATTGCCGAAGTCAGATGAACTGTGCGTCAGTGCAAGCCCGACCATCTGCATCGGGTTATAACTGGACACACCGATACCTTTTTCGGTCAGGGCCATGCGCGCATATTCACGCAGCGTCATACTGTTGTAGACGTTGTCACGCTCCTGATTTTCGTAACCGGCACGCGCCATCAGTGCCTGGCGAATACCATCAGCCACGAAATTACCGTTGCTGGCATGAATATGAACCTGAGTGGTTTTGTTGGATGGGGTTGCAGTTTTACCCAGCTCAGCCAGTAGCAAATCTTTAGCCTGCTCAACGGAACATTCAGGATCTGCAATGCACTTATTTTGCAGCTCCATGTGTTTGTTACCGAACATGGCGAAGAGATCGCCAATACCATTCACACGGGCCTTCTGCTCAGTCAGAACCTGGGCGCGGACATCGCCCTCGTTGACGACCGGTGCGGGATTCGGCTGCTGGGATGGATTATGCTGATTTCCCTGGTCACGCTGGGTAGAGTTGCGCGGCGGGGTGATCATATTGCGAATGCTGTTTGGCATCTTTTCAAATTCCTCGATACGTTTTGAATGAATACAGGCCATCGCCTGCAAAGAAGGCGTCACCTGATCGGCAAACCCCAGCGAGACGCATTCAGTGCCGTCCATCCAGGTTTCGTCTTCCAGCATTGCCGCGATTTCTTCAGTGGATTTTCCGGTCTTTTGCGCATATGCCGGGATGAGCACTGATTCAACTTTGTCGAGGAGGTCTGCATAGTCGCGCATGTCGTTAGCATCACCCCCGGCAAATCCCCAGGGCTTGTGGATCATCATCATGGTGTTTTCAGGCATGATGACCGGATTGCCCACCATTGCGATGACGGATGCCATTGACGCGGCCAGACCATCAATATGCACAGTGATTGACGCGCCATGATGTTTGAGGGCATTAAAAATGGCGATGCCATCAAAGACATCACCACCCGGTGAGTTGATGTGAAGGTTAATGTGACTGACTTCACCGAGAGCTTTGAGGTCATTGACGAACTGTTTTGCGGTCACCCCCCAGTAGCCGATTTCGTCGTAGATATAAATTTCGGCCGCATTGTTATTGCTGGCCTGCATCCGGAACCACGAATTACTTTTTACGCTGGCTTTCGGACGGTGGACCGCCCGGCTCTTTGACTTCGGCACTGGTGCCTCCTTTATCATTGGAGGGGTCAGTGTCAAACACCAGCCCCATTTCTTTGTTTTCATCAACTTCCGCTTTACGGCGTGACTTCACATCGTCCGGATTACGGCCGCTGGCGCGAACCCAGTCAGATTCAGTTGCAGCACCACCGCGTATCTGGGTTTTCCAGGCATTTGCTTCTTTGACAGGATCAATCCAGGGCATGACCGGCCCTGAGTAGACAGCGTTGTAAAGCGTATCCATGTCAACACCGCGTGGAAGGCTGATTTCTCCAGCGGCGACTGCCATCTTCAGCCAGGCCCGGTACATCGGTCGGGTGACTGAGCCGATAAACCAGTCCTGAAGTATCAGATACCCATCGGTTGACTCCACCAGCTCCTGCCGCTGGGCGCTGTAGGTACCGTTATAGTTGCGGGCAGTGCTGGAAAAGCTGAGGCGACTGCCTGCGGCAACAGCACGCAGCTGACCATTGCGGAACGTCTCAAGGTTAGGGTTAGGTCGGTCAGACTTAATCATCCCGATTTCTTCCCCGGCCTGAAGGTCGTCATACAACATGCCAGGCTGGATCATGAGCTCACGGTCATCACCAGATTTGTCATCGGAGTCAAAACTCTGCCCGTCACCCTTTTTGATATACATGCCCAGTACTGCGGCAATTCTCGCTGCGGTAAGTTCGGAGTCTTCATACTCCTTGAGCGCACTCAGGCGCATCAGTACCCCAGACAAAAGAGAGGTGCCTCGGGTCTGGTGAAGGCGGCGGGTAAATTTGAGGTGGAGCATGTTCGCCGCGTCTACCTCTTTGGTATCAAACTGTCTCCCGGAAACCGGCAGACTTTTGTAAACCTGGTATTTTTTGGGTCGTCCCCAGTTGTCAACAAAGACCCCCTGATTCATCTGGGTTGCGGCGTCACTGTTCATGGGTACGAAATCAGGCTCAAGCGCTTCCAGCCAGAACGGCACACCCGCGACTGGTTGAAGGCCGTTGCCTGTACCACTAACCAGTTGTGCAAATACTTCACCATCCCGTAACCAGGTGCGCAGCATCAGGCGCTCAAGCATCGGTCGGGTAAACTGGTTAGTCACTTCAGGTCTGACAGACCATTCACCAAACTTTCTACGGATATCCTTTACCAGTTTCTTGGCGATTTTCCCGTTGGTCAGCAGGGGGATCGGTTCAACAATAATCCCCTGCTTACCAATAACCCGCTCTTCAAGCTTGTCGAACACGCCAATCACCAGATCGTGATTGTTATCCAGCCAACGGGCCTGCTCACGAAGCGAAACCGCCCCCATCTGGCTGAGCTGGTCGGCAGAACGATTCTCCCGTTGTGCTTTATGGGTCCGGGTAGGCTTTACCGCCTCATAGGCCTTGATTACCGCACGGGCACGCAGGCGTGAAGCTTTCCAGCCCGGCGAAAACAGGCCTATTGCATCATCTAAAAGACTCATCCAAACCTCGCCAGCCTGTAGCCGGGTCTCCCACGGCGTTTGTTGTTGAGTGCAGTAAGACGACGTTCCCACTCCTGTCGCCCTTTTCGGATTTCCGACAGGTTTTCGAATGTCATCTGCTGACCATTAAAGGTGATGGATTTTCCTTCCAGAACGGCAAGCTCTGCTGATGCATAGCGGTCGATCATATTTTGAATATCTGCCTGATTCACACCCATCCTCCTGAGTTTGTCCACGGATTCGCCTCGCTGGTTACGGGCTTCTCACGTTTTGGTTTTGGCTTTGGTTTCGCCGCAGGTATCGGGGATGGCGCTTCGCCAGTTTCCGTCTGCGTGCTCTCGATCCACGTTTCCCGCCGTGCCCATTCAGGAACAGACGGCCATTTGATTTTTTCGTACCCGCTAAGGATGGCGAGGGCATCGGCATAGACGAGAAGGTCAAATGCTTCGTTGGCGCCGCGGCCTGGCTTACTCCATTTCCCTTCATTTGAGCGTTCCTCATAGGTCAGTTCATCGTAGAACCAGTTGCCCAGCCAGGAGGGAAAATGAACATATCCAGGCCCGGGAGAATCACGCCAGAGTGCATTATTCACCCGGTCTTTCAGGGCATCAGTCTGGAGAAGATAAAGAGGAACATCACCGGTCGCCTGCGCGCGGCGGGTAGACCTGCCGGTGTTATCTGGGAATGTCCTCTGAATAAGTTTGCTGCGGCGTACACTGTCGCCCTTAAAGAGATAAACCCGTTTACCCAGCCCTTCACGGCGACACTTGCGCCAGAATTTGTAAGCGTTATCCGTGACGCCATCCTCACCGCCGGAGTCAACCGCCATCGACATCAGCCTCATACCTTTTGACGGATCAGATGCCAGAGGCCAGATTTTCTCGAAGACATCCGTAAGCAGGAGATCCCAGTCTTCCGGGTAGCTCGCGGGATCGATCTGGATGCTCTCTCCGTTACCATCACATCGCAGGGACTGCCGTATGTTGTAGCGGTCAACTATCCAGCGCTCTCCCATACTCCCGTAACCGGTTATCTGGACAACAAACCGCCTGTTGCGGCCCGCCTGAACGTCCACGGTTGCTGTAAGGAACAGCACGCCGTCCGGGACCGAGCGTTTTGGCACGTCTTCAGCACGTTGCTCCAGCAACTCACTTTTGCGTTGCTCTATGCTGGCGCGGGGTAAATAAGGTCGGCCAAAGTCGGTATTGATAACCGTCTTCAGGGTTTCCTCACTGCGGGTGGTTTCATATTCCTGCTCTGCTGTCAGGAATTTGTAGATAAGCTGAGCCCAGGTCTGGTAAGCAGCTGCCGGGCCTTCCATCCAGAACGAAGCAATACGTGAGCGGCGACCATCACCCTGAATATTGCCGCTGCTGTCAATATGCTGGCCATCACGTAACCAGACGCCCTTCATGTTCAGGGCGCGCTTCATGTCCGGGGTGACCCGGCCTTTACATGCAGGGCACTGGAGGAATGCCGCTTCACTCGCCAGAACCGGATCATTGCTATCGCGGTAGCCAGCCATATTGTCCATTTCCGGCTGGAAGTATTCGCCGCAATGTGGGCAGGGCCAGTAAAGCCGGCGGCGATCGCCCCGGTTGTACAGCGATAAAATACCCGTGGTCGGCGGTGCTTCATGTGGCGTAGTCCGGCGCCATTTGGTATCCCTGATATCCCGGCCAGGAGAACTCTCGACCAGCGTCATGCCAGATGACATAAATGTGGTGGTTCGTTTGGAAGCCAGTGAGTAAGCGTCCCCTTCCCCGTCGATGTCTTCCGGGAAACGGTCATAATCCGTCAGCGCAACGCTTTTATAGTCGGAAGAGGACATGATATTTACTGATGGCCAGCCCAGTTTGAGATAGTTGCCGGCGCGGAAAGTCCGATCATAAACGTTGTTGTCATTACGCCGGGGGCTGAGTCGGGTTTTGACTTCTGGGCTGGAGCGGAAGGTACGATCAAGGCGTTTTTTGGAATGCTCGCGCGCCTTCTCTTCGGATACCTGAATAACGAGCATATCGGCGGGATCGCAAACGATATTGTAGACAATCCAGCCATCAATCAGGCCAATGGTTTTACCGGTTCGCGCCGGACCAACAAACACAACCGCGTCATATTCGCGTGATGCCAGGCAGTTCATTGGCTCAATAACGTAAGGTGCCAGGTTCGGGTCCCACGGAACGGAGTTCCCCGCTCCCATTGGTACTCGCATGTAATCTTTCACCGCGTCGGCAACTAACATTCGACGTGGAGCGCGTAATATACCGGAAACATCGCGACGAATGCCCCTGGCTGATGCCCGCTTTGCCATCAGTCCTCCTCCTGGTCGTCCTCCTCTTCTTCGGCATCCAGTACTTTCTGGGCCATCTGATCTCGTAAATCATCTATCACGCTCTGAACACGGCTAACTGCTGCGGGCGTAAGTGCGCAGTCGCGTTCAAGTACATCAGGAAGGGTCTCAAGCACCATGACAATGGCCTTTGCCATCAGAGAAAATTCACGAGCAACTTCATCTGCCGGGATGAGTTGCCCGGTTTCCTGCTCGAACTTTATCCGTTCATTCTCCGCTTTCCAGTGGGCCAGGCGGTCAGACGGAGTCATCTCTTCGAGCTCTCCTGAGACAGTCGGTACCATCAGTTCGGTGAGAATGTCTGTTATCTGGAACAGTTTTAATTTGGCGTTACTGCCTGGTGCCGGCTCAACATTTTTCAGCCTGGCGGCGACCGTCTGCCGGTGAACACCCGTTATTCCGGCCAGCTGATTTATGTTCAGCTTAAAAGAAGCGATTTCCTGGTCCATGATGGTGAACACTTTTTAAACAATTCGACATCTTGTGAAAATGGCCTCTAATTAAATCAAAGACCTGCATAAATGATGATGATGACCCTAGATCGCAAAAACTAGGCGTTTTCCGCGCACCGGCCGCCCCGTGGCAGGCCACCCCTCCGGGAGGACCCGCAAATGATAATGAATCCTATTCGCACAACACATCACTAATCCACGCTCATTTAGACGTCTAAACGTCCATAAATCATCGACGTGAGATAGCTGCCCAAAGAGCGCCTCCCGGTTTGATCGCATTCCGGATAGCATCGCCCACTGCGTCATGCAGTGACTGTTTCAGGTCAGAGGTTGAGGCTGCCTGAGCAGCTATCGCAGTCTGAAGGGATGTGAACAGATCGCTTTCACGCACTGCATCAATGATGGCCTGTTTCATTTCATCGCTGAGCGAAGTTTTCACCTTCATGTTTGAAACCACAGCGTTTTCGATGGTTGATTGAGCGGCTTTATTCCACTTTAAGTGGTCAGCCTCAAACACTACCTTGCGCTGGTCACCTTCAATACTGACGCCAATACCGGCAGAGTACAGCTTGCCTGAAGCTTCCCCAAGGTAACCACCTACAGGCACACCAAAGCGAGTCTTGACCAGGTTCTCAATGGCAAACTCCTGCCCCTGGGCAGTCAGGAAGGTAAAGTGACTTGTCTTCAGATATTCCGTTGCAGTATGACGGCTTTCAGCTAACCCAAGCTCACGAAGTTCGGCAGCGCCTGATTTAGATGGCAGGTTGCCAGAATGCAACGCACCACGGAAAAACAGCGCATACAGAACATCCGTCGCGCGGCCGGATAAACTAATGATTTTCTCTGCCATGATTTATTTCCTTTTAGACGTGAGCCTGTCGCACGGCAAAGCCTCCGAAAGTTAACGGTTTGCCCAGGCTCACAGCTGAAAGACTTTCTTCGATGTGCGCGTGCGATGCGCAATAAAAAAGCCGCACGATTGAAGTGAACCCCGAAAGTTGGACATCCAACGATTAGGGGTTTTGCGTTTCAATGGGCAGAAAAAAATACTCACCTGAATTCAAGCAGCAAGTCGTACTCCACTATCTGTTCAGCAGTGATGGTGCAAAGAAAACAGCGCGGTTGTTCGGCGTTGATCACGGAGCGGTCAGACGCTGGACTGAGCACTGGAAAGTGAATGGGATGGACAGTTTTACCATTCCTACCAGGGCTTACTCTGCCGAGTTTAAAGAGTCTGTCGTGCTCTGGATGCAGCAACACAACAAATCATCCCGGAAAGCTGCGGCGGAGTTTCGTATTGCAGCCGCTTGTACTGTCAGCAAATGGGAGCGTCTTTACCGTACTGGCGGTATCATTGCCCTACAGGATAAACCCAGAGGACGCCAGATGAAGTCAGGGAAGAACGAAACTTCAGATAAAGAACTTAATAATCCCCGTCCAGCGTTCCAGAACGCTGAGGAAGAACTTGAATACCTGCGTGTTGAGAATGCCTACCTAAAAAAGCTTCAGGCCTTGATTCGGGAAAAGCAGAAGACAAAGCAAAAATAATTACCGAATTGAGGCGAAACCATAACCTGAGAATGCTGCTTCATATAGCAGGATTACCTCGCAGCACGTACTACTGGCATGTCAAAGCAGATAGCCGTGGAGAGCGCTATGAGGGCGAACAGCAAAGAATAGCCGCACTGTTCCACTATCATAAAGGACGATATGGTTACCGGCGCATTACCCTGGCTGACCTGCCCCCACGATTAGATACAACGCTCAGTTAGTAACGTCGGAATCTTCATTCTCAGAATGACCCTTTCTCCAGCCCGCTGCAAATTCAGACGGTGTCTGATAATTCAGCGTGGAGTGCGGGCGGCATTCGTTATAATCCTGCCGCCAGTCATTAATAATTTTCCTGGCATGAACGATATCGCTGAACCAGTGCTCATTCAAACATTCATCGCGAAATCGTCCGTTAAAGCTCTCAATAAATCCGTTCTGCGTTGGCTTGCCCGGCTGGATTAAGCGCAACTCAACACCATGCTCAAAGGCCCATTGATCCAGTGCACGGCAAGTGAACTCCGGCCCCTGGTCAGTTCTTATCGTCGCCGGATAGCCTCGAAACAGTGCAATGCTGTCCAGAATACGCGTGACCTGAACGCCTGAAATCCCAAAGGCAACAGTGACCGTCAGGCATTCCTTTGTGAAATCATCGACGCAGGTAAGACACTTGATCCTGCGACCGGTGGAAAGTGCGTCCATGACGAAATCCATCGACCAGGTCAGATTGGGCGCCGCCGGACGGAGCAGCGGCAGACGTTCTGTTGCCAGCCCTTTACGACGTCTTCTGCGTTTTACGCCCAGGCCACTGAGGTGATAAAGCCGGTACACGCGCTTATGATTAACATGAAGCCCTTCACGGCGCAGCAACTGCCAAATACGACGGTAGCCAAAACGCCTGCGCTCCAGTGCCAGCTCAGTGATGCGCCCTGATAAATGCGCATCAGCAGCCGGACGGTGAGCCTCATAGCGGCAGGTCGACAGGGATAAACCTGTAAGCCTGCAGGCACGACGTTGCGACAGACCGGTCGCATCACACATCAACATCACGGCTTCCCGCTTCTGGTCTGTCGTCAGTACTTTCGCCCAAGAGCCACCTGAAGCGCCTCTTTATCCAGCATGGCTTCGGCAAGCAGCTTCTTGAGTCTGGCGTTCTCTTCCTCAAGCGACTTCAGGCGCTTAACTTCAGGCACCTCCATACCGCCATACTTCTTACGCCAGGTGTAAAACGTGGCATCGGAAATGGCATGCTTGCGGCAGAGTTCACGGGCGGGTACCCCAGCTTCGGCTTCGCGGAGAATACTGATGATCTGTTCGTCGGAAAAACGCTTCTTCATGGGGATGTCCTCATGTGGCTTATGAAGACATTACTAACATCGGGGTGTACTAATCAACGGGGAGCAGGTCATGGCGTTGCGTAATGAAGGCTATGGCATTAATCATAAAACAGTACGGAAACTGATGCGCAAGATGGGGCTGGCCTCATGCCTGAGAAGCAAAAAGTATCAGTCATACAAAGGCACCTACGGTAAAGTAGCGCCAAATACCCTTGCACGTGATTTTAAGGCCAGCAGTCCAAACCAGAAATGGGTCACGGATGTGACAGAGTTCAACGTAAAAGGGACAAAGCTGTATCTGTCACCAGTGCTTGATCTGTATAACAGCGAGATAATAGCCTGG encodes:
- a CDS encoding DUF1441 family protein encodes the protein MDQEIASFKLNINQLAGITGVHRQTVAARLKNVEPAPGSNAKLKLFQITDILTELMVPTVSGELEEMTPSDRLAHWKAENERIKFEQETGQLIPADEVAREFSLMAKAIVMVLETLPDVLERDCALTPAAVSRVQSVIDDLRDQMAQKVLDAEEEEDDQEED
- a CDS encoding phage terminase large subunit family protein; the protein is MAKRASARGIRRDVSGILRAPRRMLVADAVKDYMRVPMGAGNSVPWDPNLAPYVIEPMNCLASREYDAVVFVGPARTGKTIGLIDGWIVYNIVCDPADMLVIQVSEEKAREHSKKRLDRTFRSSPEVKTRLSPRRNDNNVYDRTFRAGNYLKLGWPSVNIMSSSDYKSVALTDYDRFPEDIDGEGDAYSLASKRTTTFMSSGMTLVESSPGRDIRDTKWRRTTPHEAPPTTGILSLYNRGDRRRLYWPCPHCGEYFQPEMDNMAGYRDSNDPVLASEAAFLQCPACKGRVTPDMKRALNMKGVWLRDGQHIDSSGNIQGDGRRSRIASFWMEGPAAAYQTWAQLIYKFLTAEQEYETTRSEETLKTVINTDFGRPYLPRASIEQRKSELLEQRAEDVPKRSVPDGVLFLTATVDVQAGRNRRFVVQITGYGSMGERWIVDRYNIRQSLRCDGNGESIQIDPASYPEDWDLLLTDVFEKIWPLASDPSKGMRLMSMAVDSGGEDGVTDNAYKFWRKCRREGLGKRVYLFKGDSVRRSKLIQRTFPDNTGRSTRRAQATGDVPLYLLQTDALKDRVNNALWRDSPGPGYVHFPSWLGNWFYDELTYEERSNEGKWSKPGRGANEAFDLLVYADALAILSGYEKIKWPSVPEWARRETWIESTQTETGEAPSPIPAAKPKPKPKREKPVTSEANPWTNSGGWV
- a CDS encoding IS3-like element ISSen4 family transposase (programmed frameshift) encodes the protein MKKRFSDEQIISILREAEAGVPARELCRKHAISDATFYTWRKKYGGMEVPEVKRLKSLEEENARLKKLLAEAMLDKEALQVALGRKLLTTDQKREAVMLMCDATGLSQRRACRLTGLSLSTCRYEAHRPAADAHLSGRITELALERRRFGYRRIWQLLRREGLHVNHKRVYRLYHLSGLGVKRRRRRKGLATERLPLLRPAAPNLTWSMDFVMDALSTGRRIKCLTCVDDFTKECLTVTVAFGISGVQVTRILDSIALFRGYPATIRTDQGPEFTCRALDQWAFEHGVELRLIQPGKPTQNGFIESFNGRFRDECLNEHWFSDIVHARKIINDWRQDYNECRPHSTLNYQTPSEFAAGWRKGHSENEDSDVTN
- a CDS encoding DUF2190 family protein; the encoded protein is MAKNFVQDGKTISLVNGGTDDILSGEPVAVGKVIAVAITDIAAGQSGDGFTEGVFLLPKLAADAITAGEQVYLKDGKVQLTETDAVVAGVAWESAGANVTVVEVKING
- a CDS encoding phage portal protein, whose amino-acid sequence is MSLLDDAIGLFSPGWKASRLRARAVIKAYEAVKPTRTHKAQRENRSADQLSQMGAVSLREQARWLDNNHDLVIGVFDKLEERVIGKQGIIVEPIPLLTNGKIAKKLVKDIRRKFGEWSVRPEVTNQFTRPMLERLMLRTWLRDGEVFAQLVSGTGNGLQPVAGVPFWLEALEPDFVPMNSDAATQMNQGVFVDNWGRPKKYQVYKSLPVSGRQFDTKEVDAANMLHLKFTRRLHQTRGTSLLSGVLMRLSALKEYEDSELTAARIAAVLGMYIKKGDGQSFDSDDKSGDDRELMIQPGMLYDDLQAGEEIGMIKSDRPNPNLETFRNGQLRAVAAGSRLSFSSTARNYNGTYSAQRQELVESTDGYLILQDWFIGSVTRPMYRAWLKMAVAAGEISLPRGVDMDTLYNAVYSGPVMPWIDPVKEANAWKTQIRGGAATESDWVRASGRNPDDVKSRRKAEVDENKEMGLVFDTDPSNDKGGTSAEVKEPGGPPSESQRKK
- a CDS encoding phage tail protein, translated to MSIKGLEQAIANLNSISEKAVPRASAQSVNRIAGQAVNRSVSVVSKSTRVPRKLVKQRARIRRATVGKPRALIRVNRGNLPAIKLGTASVRLSRRKRDKSGASSVLRIGPFRFPGAFIQQLANGRWHVLRRTTRNRYPIEVVSIPLAVPLTEAFRAELPRLMDERMPEVMRQNLQNQLRLILSR
- a CDS encoding ClpP-like prohead protease/major capsid protein fusion protein → MPKSKSRAVHRPKASVKSNSWFRMQASNNNAAEIYIYDEIGYWGVTAKQFVNDLKALGEVSHINLHINSPGGDVFDGIAIFNALKHHGASITVHIDGLAASMASVIAMVGNPVIMPENTMMMIHKPWGFAGGDANDMRDYADLLDKVESVLIPAYAQKTGKSTEEIAAMLEDETWMDGTECVSLGFADQVTPSLQAMACIHSKRIEEFEKMPNSIRNMITPPRNSTQRDQGNQHNPSQQPNPAPVVNEGDVRAQVLTEQKARVNGIGDLFAMFGNKHMELQNKCIADPECSVEQAKDLLLAELGKTATPSNKTTQVHIHASNGNFVADGIRQALMARAGYENQERDNVYNSMTLREYARMALTEKGIGVSSYNPMQMVGLALTHSSSDFGNILLDVANKALLQGWEEAEETFQLWTKKGQLSDFKTANRVGMGGFQSLRQVREGAEYKYVTTGDKGETIALATYGEIFSITRQAIINDDLNQLTDVPMKMGRAAKGTIGDLVYAVLTKNPKLSDGKALFHADHKNLSSGAISVSSLDDARKLMRLQKEGERSLNIRPAFMLVPVGLETLANQTIKSASVKGADINAGIINPIQNFAEVIAEARLDDADAKAWYLAAAQGTDTIEVAYLNGVDTPYIDQQEGFTTDGIATKVRIDAGVAPLDYRGMTKSTGQ
- the gpU gene encoding phage tail terminator protein, whose protein sequence is MKHPQIRAAVLAALKRNITEQVTWFDGRPGFLDEEDLPAVAVYLTDARASDDNIDEDMWSALLHIEVFLKAKEPDSALDAWMEEKVYPALGDIPELLPLIELMNASGYDYQRDDEAMMWGSADLSYSISYVM
- a CDS encoding phage tail protein; its protein translation is MTTPNPLAPTKGAGTTLWVYTGSGDPFANPASDVSWIRLAKVKDIQPGELTAESEDDTYLDDDNPDWTSTMQGQKSAGETSFTLAWLPGESGQQDLVNWFDEGAVKGYKIKYPNGVIDAFKGWVSSLGKTVTSKETMTRTVKITNNGKPSLAEDSGSVPIGVTGITLDKATAAVAVGATTQLVASVLPASASDSSFRVATSDPSKATVTVSGNTLTVTGVAAGTVEIIVMSNDGNFVAICKVTVS